A region of Streptomyces cinnamoneus DNA encodes the following proteins:
- a CDS encoding VOC family protein has product MQKITPFLWYDGQAEEAVEHYTSVFDDSRIVDVQRYGEEGPGEPGTVMTVTFELAGQRFVALNGGPEFTFTEAVSFSVDCATQDEVDELWARLGEDGQEGPCGWLKDKFGLSWQITPRVLTDLLSDPDPVRSGRVMKAMMGMTKIDIQGLLDAYDR; this is encoded by the coding sequence GTGCAGAAGATCACGCCCTTCCTGTGGTACGACGGCCAGGCCGAGGAGGCCGTGGAGCACTACACGTCCGTCTTCGACGATTCCCGGATCGTGGACGTGCAGCGGTACGGCGAGGAGGGGCCCGGCGAGCCGGGCACCGTCATGACCGTCACGTTCGAGCTCGCCGGACAGCGTTTCGTCGCCCTGAACGGAGGGCCGGAGTTCACGTTCACCGAGGCCGTCTCGTTCTCCGTCGACTGCGCCACGCAGGACGAGGTCGACGAGCTGTGGGCCCGGCTCGGCGAGGACGGGCAGGAGGGGCCGTGCGGATGGCTGAAGGACAAGTTCGGACTGTCGTGGCAGATCACCCCGAGGGTGCTGACCGATCTGCTCAGTGATCCGGACCCGGTCAGGTCGGGCCGGGTCATGAAGGCCATGATGGGCATGACGAAGATCGACATCCAGGGCCTGCTGGACGCCTACGACCGGTGA